The proteins below come from a single Dehalococcoidia bacterium genomic window:
- a CDS encoding D-aminoacylase, protein MLDLLITGGLVIDGTASPGFHAAVGVQGDTVSIHRGDVSGLEAERTIAVGGRVVCPGFIDLHSHAGLTMLGEPHHDPKVRQGVTTELVGIDGISHAPFKTQEELHRYIWLDSGLNGYPPMPADWLTVADFIGKFDGSVAINVAYILGNSPVRIWGVGWNDRPATHDEMANMKAVVREAMEEGAWGLSTGLDYPPGAYADTDELVELSEVSASMGGFYHTHTRASLLSTGLLAPWEEALEIGRRSGIPIHLTHYRQSAQGVGSHHDYLGLVEDARAGGMDVTFDCYTYPYSGTTITIGLPFWAKDGGPERLMAALRDPADRARMAKELAPSRLENNWLTNFTQPQNAQYDGRLITDIAEMRNQEPAEALFDLLLEENLGISTVGLGTNAHTLHAFVSHPAGMIASDAILFGEYPNPRTYGCFPIVLAEFVRAEKHLRLPEAIRKMTSFPAQRLGLPDRGILRDGFRADIVVFNPDTVKTHARHGDPKHYPVGIDYVIVNGQVVIDDGDNTGALPGRGLRRGRGTT, encoded by the coding sequence ATGCTAGACCTTCTCATTACCGGCGGACTCGTTATCGACGGAACGGCCAGCCCGGGTTTCCACGCCGCTGTCGGCGTCCAGGGCGATACCGTCTCCATTCACCGAGGAGACGTGTCCGGCCTCGAGGCGGAGCGAACCATCGCCGTCGGCGGGCGTGTCGTCTGCCCAGGCTTCATCGACCTCCACTCCCACGCCGGACTGACCATGCTCGGTGAGCCGCACCACGATCCCAAGGTGCGCCAGGGCGTGACGACAGAGCTTGTCGGCATCGACGGCATCTCTCACGCTCCGTTCAAGACGCAGGAGGAGCTTCACCGCTACATCTGGCTCGACTCGGGACTCAACGGCTACCCGCCGATGCCCGCCGACTGGCTGACCGTCGCCGACTTCATAGGCAAGTTCGACGGCTCCGTCGCGATCAACGTCGCTTACATCCTCGGCAACTCGCCCGTGCGCATCTGGGGCGTCGGCTGGAACGACAGACCCGCGACACACGACGAGATGGCGAACATGAAGGCGGTCGTCCGCGAGGCGATGGAGGAGGGCGCGTGGGGCCTTTCCACCGGACTCGACTACCCGCCCGGCGCGTATGCCGATACCGACGAGCTTGTCGAGCTGTCCGAGGTCTCAGCCAGCATGGGCGGCTTCTACCACACCCACACCCGCGCCAGCCTGCTGTCGACCGGCCTGCTCGCGCCGTGGGAGGAGGCCCTGGAGATCGGCAGGCGCTCCGGCATACCCATTCATCTGACTCACTACCGGCAGAGCGCGCAGGGAGTCGGAAGCCACCACGACTATCTCGGACTCGTTGAGGACGCCCGCGCCGGCGGCATGGACGTCACCTTCGACTGCTACACGTACCCCTACTCCGGCACCACGATCACGATCGGGCTGCCGTTCTGGGCGAAGGACGGCGGACCTGAGAGGCTGATGGCCGCGCTGCGCGACCCCGCCGACCGTGCTCGGATGGCGAAGGAGCTGGCTCCGAGCAGGCTCGAAAACAACTGGCTGACCAACTTCACCCAGCCTCAGAACGCGCAGTACGACGGCCGCCTCATCACCGACATCGCCGAGATGCGCAACCAGGAGCCGGCTGAGGCGCTCTTCGACCTGCTGCTGGAGGAGAACCTGGGTATCTCGACCGTCGGACTGGGCACGAACGCACACACGCTGCACGCGTTCGTCTCGCACCCGGCGGGCATGATCGCGTCCGACGCCATCCTGTTCGGCGAGTACCCTAACCCGCGCACGTACGGCTGTTTCCCGATAGTGCTAGCAGAGTTCGTGAGGGCCGAGAAGCACCTGCGTCTCCCCGAGGCCATTCGCAAGATGACCTCGTTCCCGGCGCAGCGTCTCGGACTGCCCGACCGGGGCATCCTGAGAGACGGCTTCAGGGCCGACATCGTCGTGTTCAACCCCGACACGGTCAAGACCCACGCCAGGCACGGCGATCCCAAGCACTACCCCGTCGGCATCGACTACGTGATAGTCAACGGCCAGGTCGTCATCGATGACGGCGACAACACCGGCGCCCTCCCCGGCCGCGGCCTCCGCCGGGGGCGGGGCACGACCTAG
- a CDS encoding toxin-antitoxin system HicB family antitoxin: MSDHYTYRVTWSVDDEEYIGLCTEFPSLSWLASSPDEAFTGIRQLVSDCLEDMRTTGETPPKPIADRSYSGNFVVRVPSEVHRALAIRAAEEGVSLNRLVSARLAAHDST, from the coding sequence TTGAGCGATCACTACACATACCGCGTGACATGGTCTGTTGACGATGAGGAGTACATTGGGCTGTGCACCGAGTTCCCGTCGCTCAGCTGGCTTGCGTCCTCTCCAGACGAGGCGTTCACAGGTATACGACAGCTTGTGTCTGACTGTCTGGAGGATATGCGGACAACTGGAGAGACGCCTCCGAAGCCGATTGCCGACCGGAGCTACAGCGGTAACTTCGTGGTCAGGGTACCTTCAGAGGTACACAGGGCTCTGGCCATTCGAGCCGCCGAGGAAGGCGTGAGTCTCAACAGACTCGTAAGTGCCCGACTTGCAGCGCACGACTCCACCTGA